A stretch of DNA from Thermanaerosceptrum fracticalcis:
GGGCTAATTTGGCCCAAGCCCTTACAGTCCGGCGTAAATCCGGCAAACCAATATCCTTCAGATCTTCCTCATCCATGCTTGTCAAAACTGTAATAGCCAGGAGCAGGGGTTTCCTTACCTGAAGAAATTCTGCCTGCTCCTGTACGGCCTGAGCGGCTTTACTCAGCATTTCCCGACCGCCCGCCGCATGCACATCGAATATAGTCGCTCCCTGAGCCACTGCCTGGCGAGAAGCCTGGGCAACAGTATTGGGTATATCATGAAATTTTAAATCTAAAAAAACTTCTTTTCCCATCTCCCGCAGCTTAACAACAGCCTCACCGCGGCTGGCCAAATATAGTTCCAGGCCAACCTTATAAAACATAACTTCCGGTACCTGATTTACCAGTTTTTCCGCTTCCCCCCATGTGGGAAAATCCAGAGCCACAATAAGCCTTTTATCAGTATTCTTCATGTTTTCCTCCTTTCAGGCTATCCCTATGAAACCTGTAATTATTGCTGTTGACTAACACTTCATTCTGAAAACTGTTGCGGGAAGCCGTCTATACATACTCCTGCAGGGCTTTAACCCCTAATCCCCGTCCCTTTCTTTCCTTAATTACTTTAAGAAGTCCCGTACAAGTGTCCAGGGAAGTAAGGCAGGGAATGTTAAACTCCACGGCTGCCCGGCGAATCTGGAAACCGTCACGCTGGGGTTCTTTTCCTTTGGTTAAAGTGTTAATCACAAAGCCCAGCTTACCTCCCCGGATTAAGTCCACTACATCCGGTTTGCCCTGGTTAATCTTGGCCACCTCACGGACCGGGATGTTATGCTCTCTTAATAATTTGGCCGTACCTGCGGTAGCCCAGATAGTAAAGCCTAATTCGCTGAACTCCCGTAAGACAGGCAAGGCTTCCCTCTTATCCTTATCAGCTACAGTAGCCAGTATGTCCCCTTCCTCAGGAATCTGATAGCCTGCCCCCAGGAAGGCCTTGGTGAGGGCTAAAGTGAATTCGTCGGCCAGTCCCATAACTTCACCGGTAGATTTCATTTCCGGTCCCAGGGATGTTTCCACACCGGAAAGCTTGTTAAAGGAGAAAACGGGCATTTTAATAGCTACCAGTTCAGGCGCGGGCCATAATCCCCCACCATAACCCATGATCTCCAGGGTCTCGCCCAGCATAATCCTGGTAGCCAGCTTCACCATGGGAATCCCTGTGACTTTACTCAAGAAAGGCACTGTCCGGCTGGCCCGGGGATTCACTTCCAGAACATAAATCTCATCTCCCTGAATGACAAACTGGATGTTGACCAGGCCTTTTATCCTAAGTCCTAATGCTAACTTTTCCGTATATTGGACCAGTCTTTGTCTTAAATCCTCATTTAAAGTTTGAGGTGGGTAAATGGCAATACTGTCTCCTGAATGGACCCCGGCTCTTTCCAAATGCTCCATGATACCGGGTATGAGCACCCTCTCCCCGTCGCAGATAGCGTCGACTTCCACTTCTTTTCCCACCAGATAACGGTCTACCAGGACAGGATGTTCCGGGGAGATGCGCACGGCCTCGGCCAGGTAATTAGTGAGGTCTTCTTCGGTATGGACTATCTCCATAGCCCTTCCTCCCAGTACATAAGAGGGGCGAACCAGAACCGGGAAACCCAGCTTAGCGGCAATGGCCCTGGCTTCATGCTGGCTGTGGGCCATGCTGCCCTGAGGCCGGGGGATGCCTAGCTCCTCCAGGAGGGCATCAAATTTCTCCCTGTCCTCGGCACGGTCAATGTCCTCCACACTGGTGCCCAGGATGGTGATTCCGGCCTGAGCCAGGGGTTTGGCCAGGTTGATGGCTGTCTGCCCGCCGAACTGGACGATGACACCGGCTGGTTCTTCCGCCTCGATGACGTTCAAAACGTTTTCCAGGGTCAGGGGTTCGAAGAAGAGACGGTCGGAAGTATCGGGGTCGGTACTGACCGTTTCCGGATTGTTATTAATCACAATGGCTTCAATGTCCCTTTCTTTTAAGGCCCAGGAGGAATGGACCGAACAATAATCAAACTCGATGCCCTGTCCGATACGGATAGGTCCTGAACCTAAGACCACCACTTTCTTTTTTTCAGAGGGTTCCAGTTCATTTTCCTCGCCATAGCTGGAGTAATAATAAGGTGTGGTGGCAGCAAATTCACCGGCACAGGTATCCACCATGCGAAAACCCGCTTTCACGCCCAGGGCCAGCCTCTCCCGGCGAATTTCCTTTTCCCTTTTACCCAGGAGATAGGCCAACTGGTAGTCGCTAAAACCGTATTTTTTGGCAGTAAGCCAGTCCTCGCGGCTCCACTCTTTCTTCTGGGTCAGGGTCATTTCAATCTCCACGATATGGGCCAGGTTTTCCAGGAAGAATAAATCTATCCCCGTGAGATGGTGAAGTTGTTCCACGGAGACGCCGCGCCGTAAACTCTCCGCCACTACAAAAAGCCGTTCATCATCGGCCTGTTGCATTTTTTCCTGGAGCTCTCTCCAGGTAAACTTCTGAAATTGGGGTACCAGGAGGCCTACAAAGTTCATCTCCAGGGAACGGATGGCCTTTAAGAGGGCCGAAGCAAAATTCCTGCCCAGAGCCATGACCTCACCCGTGGCTTTCATCTGGGAGCCCAGGGTTCTCCTGGCTGTAGTAAACTTATCAAAGGGCCAGCGGGGTATTTTTACGACTACATAATCCAGAGCCGGTTCGAAACAGGCTGAAGTATTACCTGTAACACTGTTGGCGATTTCATCCAGGGTATAGCCCAGAGCAATCTTGGCCGCCACTTTGGCGATGGGGTATCCCGTAGCTTTGGAAGCCAAAGCACTGGAACGGCTGACCCGGGGATTGACTTCAATCACGTAATATTTACTGCTGTGGGGGTCCAGGGCGTACTGGATATTGCAGCCGCCCTCTATCCCCAGGGCTCTGATGATCTTTAAGGCTGCACTCCTCAGCATCTGGTAATCCCGGTCAGAAAGGGTCTGGGTAGGTGCTACCACAATACTGTCTCCTGTATGAATACCCACAGGGTCAACGTTTTCCATGGAACATATGGTAATACAGTTATCATGAGAATCCCGCATGACTTCAAACTCAATTTCCTTCCAGCCCGCCACACTCCGTTCAATTAACAACTGGCGGTTCAGACTGTATTTTAAGCCCTTCATGGCGATGTCCGTAAGCTGTTCCTCATTTTCCGCCACACCGCCCCCGGTGCCGCCCAGGGTATATCCGGGCCGCACGATGACAGGATAGCCGATTTGCCCGGCGAAGATCACGGCTTCTTCCACACTGCCCACAATGGCGCTCTCAGGAACAGGTTCATGGATTTCACCCATGGTGGCTTTGAACATTTCCCGGTCTTCCGCCTTTTCAATGGCACTTAAGGGTGTACCCAGGAGCCTGACGCCTTCCCTTTCCAGAACCCCTTTCTTGGCAAGCTTTAAGGCCATGTTTAACCCCACCTGCCCCCCCAGGGTAGCCAGGAGACCCTGGGGTTTTTCTTTTTTAATAATCTCTTCCAGGACATCTTCCGTCAGGGGTTCAAGGTAGACCCGGGAAGCCATATGGGCATCGGTCATGATGGTGGCCGGGTTGGAATTGACCAGAACCACCTCGATACCTTCTTCTTTTAAGGCCCGGCAGGCCTGGGTACCGGCATAGTCAAATTCTGCCGCCTGCCCGATGACAATGGGACCGGAACCAATGACCAGGACTTTTTGCAATCCTGCTGCCTTAGGCATGACTAACACTCCTTTCCCGCCCGTATTCCTTCACCATTTCCAGAAAACGGCCAAAGAGTTCTGCTGTATCCTGGGGACCAGGACATGCCTCGGGGTGAAACTGTACGGAGAAGGCCGGTTTCGTTTTATGTCTTAAACCCTCCACCGTCTGGTCATGGAGATTGATATGGGTTATTTCTATTTCTTTACCGTCCAGGCTTTCCTTAGCCAGGGCATACCCGTGATTCTGAGAAGTAATGTGGACCCGGTTGGTGATCAGGTCTTTGACCGGGTGGTTGCCGCCCCGGTGGCCGAATTTTAATTTATATGTGGTGCCGCCCAGGGCCAGGCCCAGGAGCTGGTGGCCCAGACAGATACCCATAACCGGTATTCCGGCATCCAGGACTCCTCTGATCATGGGCAGGGTATAATCTACATCCTGGGGATCACCGGGCCCGTTAGACAAAACCACACCCCAGGGTTTCCTGGCCAGGATTTCCTCTGCCGTAACCGTGGCAGGTACTACCGTGACCTGGCAGTTCAAATGCTGTAAAGCTTTTATAATATTGCCCTTAGCACCGTAGTCCACCACAACCACTGGGTACTCTCCCCCAGGCAGGGTATAACTCTCTTTAGTCGTAACACCCTTTACCAGATGAGGCCCTGTGACAGGTTCCAGCCTCCTGGCCTTCTCCACCAGTTCTTCGGGTGTTGACTCGGTGCTGATAATGCCCAGCATGGTTCCAGCCTGTCTCAGGTGTTTGGTCAGGGCCCTTGTGTCCACATCTTTGATTCCCACAATATTTTGGGAGACCAGGTAGCGGTGGAGATTCTGTTCGGAACGAAAGTTACTGGGCTGGTTGCATAATTCCTTGATCACCAAACCCCTGGCCTGGGACCTGGGGGATTCTTCATCCTCCCGGTTTACCCCGTAGTTGCCGATAAGGGGGTAGGTTAAAACAATAATCTGCCCTGCATAAGAAGGGTCCGTTAAGATTTCCTGGTAACCTGTCATGCTGGTATTGAAAACCACTTCACCTGCAGTTTCTCCTACCAGGCCAATGGACTTGCCTTCAAAGATTCTCCCGTCTGCCAAACATAGATAAGCTTTCAATTATCTGCCCTCCTTTACTTTACCGTCCTCCATCACAATCTTCCCATCCACGATGGTCATTACAGGCCAGCCCTGGTAAGTTTTCCCGTCTACCGGGCTGTTCTTGCCCTTGGAGTAAAAATCTTTAGCCACAACTTTTTTCTTTAAGTCGGGGTCAATTACCGTAATATCTGCCACAGCACCGGGTGCCAGATACCCCCTGTCTAATTTCAGGATTTTTGCCGGCCCCGTGGTAAACCTGGCTATTAATTCCCGGGGTTTCATCAAACCTGACACCACCAGGGCATCCCAGCACATGGGCACTGCTGTTTCTAATCCCGAGATACCGTTAGGTGCCTTGGCAAATTCCTGTTCCTTATCTTCACTGGCCCAGGGCGCGTGGTCCGTGGCCACACATTCAATAACCCCCTCCTTAAGGGCCTGGCGCACAGCAGTTAAGTGCTCGGGACTGCGCAGGGGCGGGCTTACTTTAGTACTGGTGTTGTAGGTCTTCACCTCTTCATCGGTTAAGCAGAGATGGTGAGGAGTTACCTCTGCCGTAACCTTGATTCCTCGCTCTTTGGCAAACCTGAGGAGTTCCACGCTGCCCGCCGTGCTGAGATGGGCCAGGTGGAGCCGGCCACCGGTGAGCTCGGCCAGGAGAATATCCCGGGCCACCATGATTTCTTCGGCTTGAGGGGGAATTCCCTTGAGTCCAAGCACCGTGGACCAGTAACCTTCATGCATTAAACCCTCGGCTGTAAGGTAATGGTCTTCGCTGTGGGAAATAACGGGTATGTCAAAGAGTTTGCAGTATTCCAAGGCCCGGCGCATCACCTCACTGTTGGTCACAGGCTCGCCGTCGTCGGAAATACCCACGGCTCCGGCCCGGTATAAGCTGCCGATTTCCGCAATTTCCTGGCCCTGCTGCCCTTTGCTCACCGTACCCAGGGGCAGCACTCTAGAGAGGCCTGCCTTTTCCGCCCTGGCTTTAATTAGTTCAACCACACCCTCATTATCGGCACAGGGTTTGGTGTTGGGCATGGCGGTGATGGTGGTAAAACCACCGGCCACAGCGGCCTGGCAGCCGGTCAATATGGTTTCATGGGCTTCCCCGCCGGGTTCCCGCAGGTGTACATGAAGGTCAATAAAGCCGGGAGCCACGATTTTTCCCGTTACATCTATGGTTTCCACATTTTTCTCCTGCAACTCAGAAGACATTTCAACTATCCTGCCGTTCTCTATCAAAAGATCCAGGATTTTTTCCAGACCGGACCTGGGATCTATGACCAGTCCGCCTTTCAAGATGTATTTCATCTTACCACTCCTCCTTCTGTCCCAACATCAGGTATAAGAGGGCCATCCGCACAGCCACCCCGTGGGTAACCTGTTCATTGATTACCGAGTGGAGACCGTCTGCCACCTCACCGGAAATTTCAATGCCCCGGTTCATGGGTCCCGGGTGCAGGACCAGGCAATCTTTAGCGGCCAGCTGCAGGCGCTCCCGGTTTAAACCAAAGAGCTGGCTGTATTCCCGTAAAGTGGGAAAAAGCCCGGCCTTCTGCCTTTCCAGCTGGATTCTAAGCATCATGACCACCTGGGCATCCTGTAAGGCCTCGTTGATGTCATAAGTAACCTTTACCCCCAGCTTCTCTAATCCGTGAGGAATCAGGGTAGGCGGGCCGCATAACCAGACCTGGGCCCCCATTTTGGTGAGCCCATGGATATTGGACCGGGCTACCCGGCTGTGCAGGATATCGCCGATGATGGCTACTTTTAAACCTTTTAATTCGCCCAGATGTTCTTTCATGGTCATCATGTCAAGAAGGGCCTGGGTGGGATGTTCATGGAACCCGTCCCCGGCATTGATTACTCGAGCCCTCAGATACTGGCCAAGCATCTGGGGGGCACCGGACATACTGTGCCGGATGACCACAATGTCAGCCCCCATCATCTCCAGGGTTAACCCGGTGTCCTTCAGGCTCTCACCCTTGACCACACTGCTGGTCGAGGTACTAATGTTAATGACATCTGCACTCATGTACTTGCCGGCCAGCTCAAAAGAGGTCCGGGTCCGGGTACTGGCTTCGTAAAAAAGATTGATGATCGCCTTCCCCCTGAGTGTGGGTATTTTTTTAATGTCACGTTTGAGGACGTTTTTCATCTCCCTGGCTGTCTGGAGAATGTTTTCGATCTCTTCCACACTTAATTGTTCCATAGTGATAAGATCCTTCGCTTTAATTCCCATTTACACTCCCTCCGTTCAAAGATAGTTTGTGAAATTAAGAAACCTCCTAGCCATCAGGCTAGGAGGTGTAGATACGTACACAAATCTCTCTCGTACACCCTTACTAGCCTCTCTGGACTAATTTCAAGGGAATCCCTCATAAATTTGTAATCAAAAAGGCCTACTTACTAAGGCAGCTTAGTAAGTAGGCTAGATAGCGAAGATATTATAGAATAAAAGCCTAATCCCAACTGCCTTGCCGGTCTCACAGGACCAGTTTAAAGGCTCGGTTTTATATACCATTATTGGACTAAGTATAATATTTATTGCGGAGCATGTCAACTTCCGTCATCGGTTTTGATGGATGTATTTTAAAGCTAAATGACTATAACTCCGCTAAACAAAAGAATTCACTTGTTAAAAGTAAAATTTTTCGATAAACTGTAAAAAGCGGATAATAAGGTTAGGGGACACACCTGCTAAAGTTTGGGTTTGCTTTCTTGAGACAGGAATGTCCCCATCGGCATTGGACACGTCTGCTGAAGTCTAGGTAGTTCTTAAAGACAGGAATATCCCCAATAAGTGTTATGAGCTAAGTGAAAGAAAGGTTGTGGAGTCTTTGGCAAGTAAAATTAAAATAGTGACTGACAGTACCTCCGACCTGCCTGAGGAACTGGTAAGGATGCATGATATTCATGTGGTACCTCTCTATGTCAACTTTAGCGAGGCTACCTATAAGGATGGCGTAGATCTGGCCGCCAAGGATTTCTACCCTATGCTGGAAAAGGCCAAAGACAGCTTACCCAAGACTTCCATGCCTTCGGTTGGTGATTTTGTTAAAGTTTACGAATCCCTCTTACAGCAGGGTTATGAAATACTCTCCATACATATCTCTTCCGGTTTAAGCGGTACTGCCTCCGTGGCGGAAACGGCAGCGGGCATGCTTAAGGGAAGAATCTCTGTTTTTGACTCCAAATCCATCAGTGCCGGCATCGGCCTCCAGGTCCTGGAAGCCGTAGAAATGGTGAAACAGAACCTTTCTCTGGACCACATACTGAGTCGTTTGGAAGAAGTACGCCAGCGAACGGAAGTTTTCTTCTCCCTGGATACCCTTGAATACCTGGAGAAAGGCGGTCGTATCGGACGGGTCTCTGCCCTCCTGGGTTCTCTTTTAAAAATCAAGCCGGTAGTGCGGGTGGAAAATGGCATCTACGTACCCCTGGACCGGGTGAGAAACCAGAAACAAGCTATTCAGAAAATGGTGGAACACATGGTCAAAACTCTGGCCGGCCATAAGCCCAAAGGTGTAGCCGTAGTCCACGGTGCCGCTGAAGAGCTTGCTAAGGAGTTAAAGAAACTGGTGGAAGAAACCGTGGGCATCAAGATATCCCTCTTCAAAGAAACAGGCCCCGTTATCGGTGTCCATACCGGACCGGGTACGCTGGGAGTAGGGTTTACTTACTAACGATATCCGATAGCCGCTTTCCTATATCCGAAAATGCTATAAAAATGGGTAAAGAGCCTTTGGCTCTTTTTTTATGTGTCACTCTTATTTAGGTACGTTCACTTTTTGTAGATACTAACCATTATCTCAGGATCGAATATTTCAATGGTAGTATTAGGCAAATCCTTTCCGCGTATTGTATAAAGTTATGAAAGACTGGCCGTTTTTATATAACGACCAGTCCCCCTACTATTTTATCTCAGTATACAACCTGCCACCCTTACCAATTTCTTCTTTTTCAAATTCGTTGATAAATATAGTAACTTTCTCTGGTTCAACATTGATAGCCTTTACCACAGCTTCCGTTATAGATTCCACCATAATTTTTTTTTGCTCTGTGGTTTTTCCTTTAAGCATATTAACATGGATTACAGGCACCTATTCCTGCCTCCTTAATTCTATTTTTGTCTGACTGACTTAAGCACTATGATCTTCCGCACGTACATATTTCTTTAATAACTCTTCAGCTCGTTCAGTATTAAAAATCCCACATACACAAGGTTGAGCCATTAATATAGCTGCCTCTTTTATACTCTTTTTCCCACGCCGCACATCTTCAATCAGTTTAACAACCAAGTGCTGTGATATCATTCCATGACCACACATTGTAACAAACTCAAGTACTTCCTCTGCCGGTAACAAATCTGTTCTCCCAAAAATGCCAAGGGAGTAGTTAATTGAGTGAGGTTTAATTCCTAACTGTTTTGCAATATCCAATACTTCTTCATTTAAACCACTTACTGTTACAGAAAGGCCAAAGTCCTCTTCTTTAATACGTCTGACAACTTCTAATATCTTCTCTTTACTTGAAAAAGCACAACGTACCCTTGGTGTTTCCGGCATACTGGCTTTTATTTCTTCTACCGTTACTCCTGTATAAATGGTTCCAGTTTCATAAGAACCGAGATTGATGGGACCTACTTCTGTGATAATGTCTAAAATTCTGCGCAGTTTAGGACCAGCATCCTGGTGATTAATTCCCACTGCAGGTGTCACTAATATTACGAAATCATTTTTTAAGGATTCCACACAGCCACGCCGGTGAAGAGAATGAGTCATCTTCTATTCCTCCTTTAAAGGTCGTCCTAAGCCTAAATTGATTTTATTATTTGGCCTTGGCTGAATACCCAAGCGCTCTAACTGCGGGAAGGTAGGTAGACTACCGTCTTCGGGGAAGCGCGCAATTAAGTCTAAGGAAAAAACGGTATCAATTTTTTTAGCAACATCCATGAGGGTAACCAAAATTTCTTCTAACTGGCTCTCGGGAACAACAAACTCAATGATAGCTGAAACCACTCGAGCTTGTTTTGCTTCTTCCGTAAAGGTTCCCTTAGATACATCCTCCATAAGGTGTGTAAGGGGATTAAGTTCTTCGTAGCTTATCTGATGTTTGGCAAGGGCCATAGTGATTTTTTCAACATCACGATAGCTGGCACCAACACTTGGCCGACCCACCTCAATAGCAATTCCTACTTGGCCCCTCTTTACTCGACCGGTTACATCATTGGACTTTACTTCCTCTGTACCCCGTCCTGGTACCTTTGTCTCCACGTGGGTGGCCATAGGATCGCTAAAATACTTCCTAATTGATCTGGGGCGTTTGAAAACATCTGGACTTTCATAAAGAGCCTGGCGTGGACACTTAACAATACGTTGGCGTCCACAGGTACCGCATTCAAGACAGACTTCCTGGTCTATATAGGCTTTACGATCGCGTATGCTAATGGCCTGTACGGGACAATACGGCACACATATGCCACATCCTGAGCATTTTTCATGATCAAC
This window harbors:
- the pyrF gene encoding orotidine-5'-phosphate decarboxylase, whose product is MKNTDKRLIVALDFPTWGEAEKLVNQVPEVMFYKVGLELYLASRGEAVVKLREMGKEVFLDLKFHDIPNTVAQASRQAVAQGATIFDVHAAGGREMLSKAAQAVQEQAEFLQVRKPLLLAITVLTSMDEEDLKDIGLPDLRRTVRAWAKLAQESGLDGVVASPQEISLIRETCGPDFKILCPGVRPSWAEAGDQKRILTPRKAIELGADYIVVGRPITQAQDPRLAALRIIEELSTVS
- the carB gene encoding carbamoyl-phosphate synthase large subunit, with the protein product MPKAAGLQKVLVIGSGPIVIGQAAEFDYAGTQACRALKEEGIEVVLVNSNPATIMTDAHMASRVYLEPLTEDVLEEIIKKEKPQGLLATLGGQVGLNMALKLAKKGVLEREGVRLLGTPLSAIEKAEDREMFKATMGEIHEPVPESAIVGSVEEAVIFAGQIGYPVIVRPGYTLGGTGGGVAENEEQLTDIAMKGLKYSLNRQLLIERSVAGWKEIEFEVMRDSHDNCITICSMENVDPVGIHTGDSIVVAPTQTLSDRDYQMLRSAALKIIRALGIEGGCNIQYALDPHSSKYYVIEVNPRVSRSSALASKATGYPIAKVAAKIALGYTLDEIANSVTGNTSACFEPALDYVVVKIPRWPFDKFTTARRTLGSQMKATGEVMALGRNFASALLKAIRSLEMNFVGLLVPQFQKFTWRELQEKMQQADDERLFVVAESLRRGVSVEQLHHLTGIDLFFLENLAHIVEIEMTLTQKKEWSREDWLTAKKYGFSDYQLAYLLGKREKEIRRERLALGVKAGFRMVDTCAGEFAATTPYYYSSYGEENELEPSEKKKVVVLGSGPIRIGQGIEFDYCSVHSSWALKERDIEAIVINNNPETVSTDPDTSDRLFFEPLTLENVLNVIEAEEPAGVIVQFGGQTAINLAKPLAQAGITILGTSVEDIDRAEDREKFDALLEELGIPRPQGSMAHSQHEARAIAAKLGFPVLVRPSYVLGGRAMEIVHTEEDLTNYLAEAVRISPEHPVLVDRYLVGKEVEVDAICDGERVLIPGIMEHLERAGVHSGDSIAIYPPQTLNEDLRQRLVQYTEKLALGLRIKGLVNIQFVIQGDEIYVLEVNPRASRTVPFLSKVTGIPMVKLATRIMLGETLEIMGYGGGLWPAPELVAIKMPVFSFNKLSGVETSLGPEMKSTGEVMGLADEFTLALTKAFLGAGYQIPEEGDILATVADKDKREALPVLREFSELGFTIWATAGTAKLLREHNIPVREVAKINQGKPDVVDLIRGGKLGFVINTLTKGKEPQRDGFQIRRAAVEFNIPCLTSLDTCTGLLKVIKERKGRGLGVKALQEYV
- the carA gene encoding glutamine-hydrolyzing carbamoyl-phosphate synthase small subunit; its protein translation is MKAYLCLADGRIFEGKSIGLVGETAGEVVFNTSMTGYQEILTDPSYAGQIIVLTYPLIGNYGVNREDEESPRSQARGLVIKELCNQPSNFRSEQNLHRYLVSQNIVGIKDVDTRALTKHLRQAGTMLGIISTESTPEELVEKARRLEPVTGPHLVKGVTTKESYTLPGGEYPVVVVDYGAKGNIIKALQHLNCQVTVVPATVTAEEILARKPWGVVLSNGPGDPQDVDYTLPMIRGVLDAGIPVMGICLGHQLLGLALGGTTYKLKFGHRGGNHPVKDLITNRVHITSQNHGYALAKESLDGKEIEITHINLHDQTVEGLRHKTKPAFSVQFHPEACPGPQDTAELFGRFLEMVKEYGRERSVSHA
- a CDS encoding dihydroorotase is translated as MKYILKGGLVIDPRSGLEKILDLLIENGRIVEMSSELQEKNVETIDVTGKIVAPGFIDLHVHLREPGGEAHETILTGCQAAVAGGFTTITAMPNTKPCADNEGVVELIKARAEKAGLSRVLPLGTVSKGQQGQEIAEIGSLYRAGAVGISDDGEPVTNSEVMRRALEYCKLFDIPVISHSEDHYLTAEGLMHEGYWSTVLGLKGIPPQAEEIMVARDILLAELTGGRLHLAHLSTAGSVELLRFAKERGIKVTAEVTPHHLCLTDEEVKTYNTSTKVSPPLRSPEHLTAVRQALKEGVIECVATDHAPWASEDKEQEFAKAPNGISGLETAVPMCWDALVVSGLMKPRELIARFTTGPAKILKLDRGYLAPGAVADITVIDPDLKKKVVAKDFYSKGKNSPVDGKTYQGWPVMTIVDGKIVMEDGKVKEGR
- a CDS encoding aspartate carbamoyltransferase catalytic subunit, encoding MGIKAKDLITMEQLSVEEIENILQTAREMKNVLKRDIKKIPTLRGKAIINLFYEASTRTRTSFELAGKYMSADVINISTSTSSVVKGESLKDTGLTLEMMGADIVVIRHSMSGAPQMLGQYLRARVINAGDGFHEHPTQALLDMMTMKEHLGELKGLKVAIIGDILHSRVARSNIHGLTKMGAQVWLCGPPTLIPHGLEKLGVKVTYDINEALQDAQVVMMLRIQLERQKAGLFPTLREYSQLFGLNRERLQLAAKDCLVLHPGPMNRGIEISGEVADGLHSVINEQVTHGVAVRMALLYLMLGQKEEW
- a CDS encoding DegV family protein yields the protein MASKIKIVTDSTSDLPEELVRMHDIHVVPLYVNFSEATYKDGVDLAAKDFYPMLEKAKDSLPKTSMPSVGDFVKVYESLLQQGYEILSIHISSGLSGTASVAETAAGMLKGRISVFDSKSISAGIGLQVLEAVEMVKQNLSLDHILSRLEEVRQRTEVFFSLDTLEYLEKGGRIGRVSALLGSLLKIKPVVRVENGIYVPLDRVRNQKQAIQKMVEHMVKTLAGHKPKGVAVVHGAAEELAKELKKLVEETVGIKISLFKETGPVIGVHTGPGTLGVGFTY
- a CDS encoding 2-hydroxymuconate tautomerase, whose product is MPVIHVNMLKGKTTEQKKIMVESITEAVVKAINVEPEKVTIFINEFEKEEIGKGGRLYTEIK
- a CDS encoding DUF362 domain-containing protein, giving the protein MLVDHEKCSGCGICVPYCPVQAISIRDRKAYIDQEVCLECGTCGRQRIVKCPRQALYESPDVFKRPRSIRKYFSDPMATHVETKVPGRGTEEVKSNDVTGRVKRGQVGIAIEVGRPSVGASYRDVEKITMALAKHQISYEELNPLTHLMEDVSKGTFTEEAKQARVVSAIIEFVVPESQLEEILVTLMDVAKKIDTVFSLDLIARFPEDGSLPTFPQLERLGIQPRPNNKINLGLGRPLKEE